TTACGGATGAGTTGTTCGTGACTTTCTTTTAACTGTTGGAGTGCTAAATTTGCTTGCATTTCGGCGCGATATACTCGCATAGCATTGCGTAAAACTTGTGCCAATGTTTCTGAAGATACGCGTGATTTAGAAAGATAGTCTGTAGCACCAGCTTTCATCAATTCGACAGCAATTTGTTCATCTCCTTGTGCTGTCAGAACAACTAAAGGAACTTTGATTTCTGATGCATGTATCCTGTGAATCAGTGTTAAGCCATCTTGATCTGGTAAGCGATAATCTAGGAAAACACAGTTAAATGTGGTATTTGTCAAAGCGAGTAGTGCTTCATGTCCATTACCAGCCTCCGACAGTTCCATTTTGACACCTGCTTGCATCAAGGCGCGGCGTACTGCCATCCGGTCTACTTCATCATCATCTACAACCAAAATTCTCAGCGTTTCTTCCATTTGCTTTTTTTTTCGCTGTCCAATGCGATTTGAGGTATATCATTTTTATTTTCAAGCTATCCAAATAAAAAGTGTGAGAGTTGAGTTAAATGTTTGGATATAAGAATTTTAAAAAAATTATATTTTGGGGACATTTGTCTATTCATTAATAATATCCCGATTTGGGAATTATCTTGCGGAATGTTCTCAATCTTAAATGATTATTTTAGTTGGCTTTGTATTTATTACCTCCTCTGGTGTACATATTTCCTATCAACTTTTAGTAAATTAAGGTAGTTCACACAATATCCAGTATTTGTTTAGGGCGGACATTGTATCGACAAATTTATTGAATGTGAGAGGTTTGAGGATATAACCAGCAACATTTAAGTTATAGGCTTGTACCCTATCTTGATCCTGGTTTGAGGTCGTCATCACAACTACAGGCGTTGTGCATAAATTGGGATCGGAACGCAATTCTTGGAGAAATTCAATGCCGTTCATTTTTGGCATATTTAAATCTAGTAAAACTAATCTTCTCTCAGTTGGTAAGCAGGGAGATTGATCTTCATTACTCCGCAACATAGCGAGGGCTTCTAAACCATTACTTGCTAGATAAATGGGATTGGTAATATTAACTTTCTTAAATGCCCGCTTGACATTCATGACATCAACTTCATCATCCTCCACTAGTAGTATATTAATAACTCTTTCTATCATCTTTTTAGGAACTAATTAGAAATTTTGTTTTTGTCAAATAAATCACTAATTAATATAAATTTGATTATTAGCATTTAATTACTTAATGATATTTTTAAAGTTAGTAATTAATAACTGCATAATCATTAACGAGAAAAGCCTGATTAAGCTCACTATTATTGTAAATGAGCCTGTTAATGCCTGTCCTCAGTCATTGGTGAGAGTTGTAAACAAATATTTTGCACCCTCGGCTTGAGCAGTTTTACTCTTGTGATTGTTTCTTCCAGGTGAAGTGAAAACTGCTGCCGATACCAGAGTTTGAATCTAAATTGATCGTACCGCCTTCTGTTTCCACAATTTTTTTGACGATCGCCAATCCAATGCCTGTGTTTTCCTGGCGATCGCGGGCTGTTAAAGTTTGAAAAATGCTAAACACTTTCTGCTGATATTCTGGGGCAATACCAGGCCCGTCATCGGCAATAGTAAATTTGTAGTGGCTACCTTGGTCTGTTACAGAAATCTTGACCTGACCATCAAGGCGCGAGTGATGCTTAATCGCATTTTCGATCAAATTGGTAAATACTTGTTGTAGTAGCATCCGCTTCGTCATCAAAATAGGCATATTTGATGCAGTTTCAATTTTAAAAGTTGCTGGTGGTGAAACAAAATCAATTACTTCTTGGAGTAATTCGCCGACATTTACCCAACACAAATCGGTATGAATACGCCCAATCCGCGAGTATTCCAACAAACCATTAATCAATCCTTCCATGCGCTGGACTCGACCACGCAACAAATTTAACTGTTGCTGGTTTTCTTGGGGGAGTTGACCATTCAGGTCTTCTTCTAACCATTGTGAGAGATTAGCGATCGCCCTTAGTGGTGCTTTTAAATCATGAGAGGCGACATAAGCAAACTGATCTAATTCCTGATTCCGCTTTTGTAAAATAGCCGTAGTTTGGTTCAGGACTGTATTTAAGTCAGTCAGTTCTTTTGTACGTTCTTGGAGTGATAGTTCGATTTGTTTGCGATCGCTAATATCAATACATGAACCAATAAACCCGACAAACACACCATTCCGAGAAAACCTTGGTGTACCTGTATCTAAAACCCAGCGATATTCCCCATCAAATCGGCGCAGGCGATACTCCATCACAAATGAGTTGCGGGCATCAAATGCCGTTGTATAAATATTGATACACCGTGCCAAATCTTCTGGATGAACGCTTTCCGCCCAACCGTTACCTAACTCTTGCACTATTGTGCGGCCCGTAAATTCTAACCAGCCTTGATTAAAAAATGTACAGCTTTGATCCAGACCAGACATCCAAATCATTACAGGTGCGGTATCTGCCATGATACGAAATCTGGCTTCGCTTTCTTCTAAAGCTTGCTGGGTGGGTTGCTGTTCATTTAGATCAATGACTGTGCCGATATAGCTAATCACTGCGCCGTTAGCTTGAGTTTC
This window of the Nostoc sp. HK-01 genome carries:
- a CDS encoding response regulator receiver domain protein; this translates as MIERVINILLVEDDEVDVMNVKRAFKKVNITNPIYLASNGLEALAMLRSNEDQSPCLPTERRLVLLDLNMPKMNGIEFLQELRSDPNLCTTPVVVMTTSNQDQDRVQAYNLNVAGYILKPLTFNKFVDTMSALNKYWILCELP
- a CDS encoding PAS/PAC sensor signal transduction histidine kinase, with the protein product MDKLEKLKIALANSQHSQFLKHILSDTIKFIGLMQPEGNLLEINQSALNFCGLTSSDVLGRPLWEARWWHNSSLTQEAIKIAVACAATGESVHYEVEILGAGDRLLTFNFSIKPITNQQGQIIFLILQGQNLPDSPTADDQSAVSLPHHSPEIAESNLRQRQLNEQKLRHNEHRYASLAQMSPVAIFRTDLSGNYLYVNERWCELAGCAAEFSFGQGWRRAIHPDDLALVDQAWRRSVPDLQPLRCEFRFRHSPDKIVWVFCQAVAETQANGAVISYIGTVIDLNEQQPTQQALEESEARFRIMADTAPVMIWMSGLDQSCTFFNQGWLEFTGRTIVQELGNGWAESVHPEDLARCINIYTTAFDARNSFVMEYRLRRFDGEYRWVLDTGTPRFSRNGVFVGFIGSCIDISDRKQIELSLQERTKELTDLNTVLNQTTAILQKRNQELDQFAYVASHDLKAPLRAIANLSQWLEEDLNGQLPQENQQQLNLLRGRVQRMEGLINGLLEYSRIGRIHTDLCWVNVGELLQEVIDFVSPPATFKIETASNMPILMTKRMLLQQVFTNLIENAIKHHSRLDGQVKISVTDQGSHYKFTIADDGPGIAPEYQQKVFSIFQTLTARDRQENTGIGLAIVKKIVETEGGTINLDSNSGIGSSFHFTWKKQSQE